From the Streptomyces nigrescens genome, one window contains:
- a CDS encoding peptidase inhibitor family I36 protein: MNVRKRIALTAAAAAVSGGLALAPAAGASAAPAPAGHGSVTVQRAPANCPRGYLCVYPKLNFKGTPKKVRSNNRNLQHYGGAFNWPLSAYNNGTQCSVTVYQKANYRGQHAKLNRGTGWKAIGGNLLTIYSNKWCVR; encoded by the coding sequence ATGAACGTCCGCAAGCGCATCGCCCTCACCGCGGCCGCCGCGGCCGTCTCCGGAGGCCTGGCACTGGCCCCGGCCGCGGGCGCGTCCGCCGCCCCCGCACCGGCCGGGCACGGCTCGGTCACCGTCCAGCGGGCACCGGCCAACTGCCCCCGCGGCTATCTGTGCGTCTACCCGAAGTTGAACTTCAAGGGCACACCGAAGAAGGTCAGGTCGAACAACCGGAACCTCCAGCACTACGGCGGCGCCTTCAACTGGCCGCTGTCCGCGTACAACAACGGCACCCAGTGCAGCGTGACCGTCTACCAGAAGGCCAACTACCGGGGCCAGCACGCAAAACTGAACCGCGGCACCGGCTGGAAGGCCATCGGCGGCAACCTCCTGACCATCTACTCCAACAAGTGGTGCGTGCGCTGA
- a CDS encoding RDD family protein: MSFGDPNNPYGQQPQAPQGPYGQQPPVPPQGQPGYGYPQQAPQQQPYGYPQQQAVPQQQGYGYPQQAAAPYGQPMPGMGMPTGYASWGARLGAFLLDGLIIAAVPIILYIIAGVMAASSASSAADVDTSSCDPGDVQCVSDAYNSAASSATPVGAIIMIALAWLIMVGGSFFLMAKEGSTGQTPGKKALGIRVIKETTGQPLGFGMTFVRYIGRYVNGLLCGIGWLWPLWDEKSQTFADKMVNTVVVSAK, encoded by the coding sequence GTGAGCTTTGGTGACCCGAACAACCCTTACGGCCAGCAGCCGCAGGCACCGCAGGGCCCGTACGGCCAGCAGCCCCCGGTCCCGCCCCAGGGTCAGCCGGGCTACGGCTACCCCCAGCAGGCCCCCCAGCAGCAGCCGTACGGCTACCCCCAGCAGCAGGCCGTCCCGCAGCAGCAGGGTTACGGCTACCCGCAGCAGGCGGCCGCGCCCTACGGCCAGCCGATGCCTGGCATGGGCATGCCCACCGGCTACGCGAGCTGGGGTGCCCGCCTCGGCGCCTTCCTGCTCGACGGCCTGATCATCGCCGCCGTGCCGATCATTCTGTACATCATCGCCGGTGTCATGGCGGCGAGCTCCGCCTCGTCGGCGGCGGACGTGGACACCTCGTCCTGTGACCCGGGCGACGTCCAGTGCGTCAGCGACGCCTACAACTCGGCCGCGAGCAGCGCCACCCCGGTCGGCGCCATCATCATGATCGCGCTCGCGTGGCTGATCATGGTGGGCGGCAGCTTCTTCCTCATGGCCAAGGAAGGCAGCACTGGCCAGACCCCCGGCAAGAAGGCGCTGGGCATCCGCGTGATCAAGGAGACCACCGGCCAGCCCCTCGGCTTCGGTATGACGTTCGTGCGTTACATCGGCCGCTACGTGAACGGCCTGCTGTGCGGCATCGGTTGGCTGTGGCCCCTGTGGGACGAGAAGAGCCAGACGTTCGCGGACAAGATGGTCAACACGGTGGTCGTCTCGGCCAAGTAG
- the sucC gene encoding ADP-forming succinate--CoA ligase subunit beta: protein MDLFEYQARDLFAKHGVPVLAGEVIDTPEAAREATERLGGKSVVKAQVKVGGRGKAGGVKLAGTPDEAVARATDILGMDIKGHTVHKVMIAETAPEIVEEYYVSYLLDRTNRTFLAMASVAGGMDIEEVAATRPDELAKVPVDANEGVTKEKAQEIVAQAKFPAEVADKVADVLVTLWKTFIDEDALLVEVNPLAKVASGEVIALDGKVSLDANAEFRQPEHEALEDKDAANPLEAAAKAKGLNYVKLDGQVGIIGNGAGLVMSTLDVVAYAGEKHDNVKPANFLDIGGGASAEVMANGLEIILGDPDVKSVFVNVFGGITACDEVANGIVQALELLKSKGEDVNKPLVVRLDGNNAELGREILSKANHPLVQRVDTMDGAADKAAELAAK, encoded by the coding sequence GTGGACCTGTTCGAGTACCAGGCGAGGGACCTCTTCGCCAAGCACGGTGTACCGGTGCTGGCCGGTGAAGTCATCGACACGCCTGAGGCGGCCCGCGAGGCGACCGAGCGGCTGGGCGGCAAGTCTGTCGTCAAGGCCCAGGTGAAGGTCGGCGGCCGCGGCAAGGCCGGCGGCGTCAAGCTGGCCGGCACCCCGGACGAGGCTGTCGCCCGGGCGACGGACATCCTCGGCATGGACATCAAGGGCCACACGGTCCACAAGGTGATGATCGCCGAGACCGCGCCGGAGATCGTCGAGGAGTACTACGTCTCGTACCTCCTCGACCGCACCAACCGCACCTTCCTGGCCATGGCCTCCGTGGCCGGCGGCATGGACATCGAGGAAGTCGCGGCCACCCGCCCCGACGAGCTCGCCAAGGTCCCGGTCGACGCCAACGAGGGTGTCACCAAGGAGAAGGCCCAGGAGATCGTCGCCCAGGCGAAGTTCCCGGCCGAGGTGGCCGACAAGGTCGCCGACGTGCTGGTGACGCTGTGGAAGACCTTCATCGACGAGGACGCGCTCCTCGTCGAGGTCAACCCGCTCGCCAAGGTCGCCAGCGGTGAGGTCATCGCCCTCGACGGCAAGGTCTCCCTGGACGCCAACGCCGAGTTCCGCCAGCCGGAGCACGAGGCGCTGGAGGACAAGGACGCAGCCAACCCGCTCGAGGCTGCGGCCAAGGCCAAGGGTCTGAACTACGTCAAGCTCGACGGCCAGGTCGGCATCATCGGCAACGGCGCGGGTCTCGTCATGAGCACCCTGGACGTCGTCGCCTACGCCGGCGAGAAGCACGACAACGTCAAGCCCGCCAACTTCCTCGACATCGGTGGCGGCGCCTCCGCCGAGGTCATGGCGAACGGCCTGGAGATCATCCTCGGCGACCCGGACGTCAAGTCCGTGTTCGTCAACGTCTTCGGTGGCATCACCGCCTGTGATGAGGTCGCCAACGGCATCGTCCAGGCCCTGGAGCTCCTCAAGTCCAAGGGCGAGGACGTCAACAAGCCCCTGGTCGTGCGTCTCGACGGCAACAACGCGGAGCTCGGCCGCGAGATCCTGTCGAAGGCCAACCACCCGCTGGTGCAGCGTGTGGACACCATGGACGGCGCGGCCGACAAGGCCGCCGAGCTGGCTGCTAAGTAA
- the purH gene encoding bifunctional phosphoribosylaminoimidazolecarboxamide formyltransferase/IMP cyclohydrolase codes for MTATEGTKRPIRRALVSVYDKSGLEELAQGLHAAGVQLVSTGSTAAKIAAAGVPVTKVEELTGFPECLDGRVKTLHPKVHAGILADLRLEDHRQQLSDLGVEPFDLVIVNLYPFRETVASGATPDECVEQIDIGGPSMVRAAAKNHPSVAIVVNPARYGDVLKAVADGGFGLAERKRLAAEAFQHTAAYDVAVASWFVDDYAADDAAFPEFLGATYSRKNVLRYGENPHQGAALYVDGSGGLAEAEQLHGKEMSYNNYTDTDAARRAAYDHTEPCVAIIKHANPCGIAVGADVAEAHRKAHACDPLSAFGGVIAVNRPVSVAMAEQVADIFTEVIVAPGYEDGAVEILARKKNIRVLRCPEAPSNPVEVKPVDGGALLQVTDRLQAEGDDPANWTLATGEALSAAELAELAFAWKACRAVKSNAILLAKDGASVGVGMGQVNRVDSAKLAVERAGEERAQGAYAASDAFFPFPDGLEILTAAGIKAVVQPGGSVRDELVVEAAKKAGVTMYFTGTRHFFH; via the coding sequence GTGACCGCCACCGAAGGCACGAAGCGGCCCATCCGCCGCGCGCTGGTCAGCGTCTACGACAAGTCCGGGCTGGAGGAGCTGGCACAGGGTCTGCACGCGGCGGGCGTCCAGCTCGTCTCCACCGGATCGACGGCCGCGAAGATCGCCGCGGCCGGGGTGCCGGTCACCAAGGTCGAGGAGCTGACGGGTTTCCCCGAGTGCCTCGACGGCCGGGTCAAGACCCTGCACCCGAAGGTGCACGCCGGCATCCTGGCCGACCTCCGCCTGGAGGACCACCGGCAGCAGCTGTCCGATCTCGGGGTCGAGCCCTTCGACCTGGTGATCGTCAACCTCTACCCGTTCCGGGAGACCGTCGCCTCCGGCGCCACCCCCGACGAGTGTGTGGAGCAGATCGACATCGGCGGCCCCTCGATGGTCCGCGCCGCCGCCAAGAACCACCCGTCGGTCGCCATCGTCGTCAACCCCGCCCGTTACGGGGACGTCCTCAAGGCCGTCGCCGACGGCGGCTTCGGACTGGCCGAGCGCAAGCGGCTGGCGGCGGAGGCCTTCCAGCACACCGCGGCGTACGACGTGGCCGTCGCCTCCTGGTTCGTGGACGACTACGCAGCCGACGACGCCGCTTTCCCCGAGTTCCTCGGCGCCACCTACTCCCGCAAGAACGTCCTGCGGTACGGCGAGAACCCGCACCAGGGCGCCGCGCTGTACGTGGACGGCAGCGGCGGGCTCGCGGAGGCCGAGCAGCTGCACGGCAAGGAGATGTCGTACAACAACTACACGGACACCGACGCCGCGCGCCGGGCCGCGTACGACCACACCGAGCCCTGCGTCGCGATCATCAAGCACGCCAACCCCTGCGGTATCGCGGTCGGCGCGGACGTCGCCGAGGCGCACCGCAAGGCGCACGCCTGTGACCCGCTCTCCGCCTTCGGCGGCGTCATCGCCGTCAACCGCCCGGTCTCCGTGGCGATGGCCGAGCAGGTCGCCGACATCTTCACCGAGGTCATCGTGGCCCCCGGCTACGAGGACGGCGCGGTCGAGATCCTCGCCCGCAAGAAGAACATCCGCGTGCTGCGCTGCCCCGAAGCGCCGTCGAACCCCGTAGAGGTCAAGCCCGTTGACGGCGGCGCGCTGCTGCAGGTCACCGACCGGCTCCAGGCCGAGGGCGACGACCCGGCCAACTGGACGCTGGCCACCGGCGAGGCGCTGTCCGCTGCCGAGCTCGCGGAGCTGGCGTTCGCCTGGAAGGCCTGCCGAGCGGTCAAGTCCAACGCGATCCTGCTCGCCAAGGACGGTGCCTCGGTCGGCGTCGGCATGGGCCAGGTCAACCGCGTCGACTCCGCGAAGCTCGCGGTCGAGCGGGCGGGCGAGGAGCGCGCACAGGGTGCGTACGCCGCCTCGGACGCGTTCTTCCCGTTCCCGGACGGCCTGGAGATCCTGACGGCCGCCGGCATCAAGGCCGTGGTCCAGCCCGGCGGTTCGGTCCGTGACGAGCTGGTCGTCGAGGCCGCGAAGAAGGCCGGCGTGACGATGTACTTCACGGGGACGCGGCACTTCTTCCACTGA
- a CDS encoding RNA polymerase sigma factor: MTQREQAATAFDDLHTRHAAALMQQAYLLTGRPWLARRAVERGFRLAWQCWPEVAVDPDPAGWVRAAVYEYALTPWHQLCPGLRTARGPRKPSKAAGPDGALPAALLSLPAPYRRVLLLHDGVGLGLGATAAEIEASAPAAAGRLTHARERIAALLPELGLDGLPPERQGEVLRDRLAGPLSAVEVTPRAAAHVRGGSERSARRTTRAAFGGTGLFALVTLVMMALAPDHSTPPPKRPLATAPHTRVSPARTHGAATREQRDAARERRNAARERRNAAREQGNAAVRKRLREARLAPELR, encoded by the coding sequence ATGACCCAGCGCGAGCAGGCCGCCACCGCCTTCGACGATCTCCACACCCGGCACGCGGCGGCGCTGATGCAGCAGGCCTATCTGCTCACCGGGCGGCCGTGGCTCGCCCGGCGGGCCGTGGAGCGGGGGTTCCGGCTGGCCTGGCAGTGCTGGCCGGAGGTCGCGGTGGATCCGGATCCGGCGGGGTGGGTGCGGGCGGCGGTGTACGAGTACGCGCTGACGCCGTGGCACCAGCTGTGTCCCGGGCTGCGCACCGCCCGCGGCCCGCGGAAACCGTCGAAGGCCGCCGGGCCGGACGGCGCGCTGCCGGCGGCCCTGCTGAGCCTGCCCGCCCCATACCGCCGGGTCTTGCTGCTGCACGACGGGGTCGGGCTCGGCCTGGGTGCGACCGCGGCCGAGATCGAGGCGAGCGCCCCGGCCGCGGCGGGGCGGCTGACGCATGCGCGTGAGCGGATCGCCGCGCTGCTGCCGGAGCTGGGGCTCGACGGGCTCCCGCCGGAGCGGCAGGGCGAGGTCCTGCGGGACCGGCTTGCCGGGCCGCTGTCCGCGGTGGAGGTGACGCCGCGCGCGGCGGCGCACGTACGCGGCGGCAGCGAGCGCAGTGCCCGGCGGACCACCCGGGCGGCCTTCGGGGGGACCGGGCTGTTCGCGCTGGTGACGCTGGTGATGATGGCCCTCGCCCCGGACCACTCGACGCCGCCGCCGAAGCGGCCCCTGGCGACCGCGCCGCACACCCGGGTCTCACCGGCCCGGACCCATGGCGCGGCCACCCGGGAGCAGCGGGACGCGGCACGGGAGCGGAGAAACGCGGCACGGGAGCGCAGAAACGCGGCGCGGGAGCAGGGGAACGCGGCCGTACGGAAGCGGCTCAGGGAGGCCCGGCTGGCCCCCGAGCTCCGCTGA
- the purN gene encoding phosphoribosylglycinamide formyltransferase, with the protein MASSPPPAQPVRPARIVALVSGSGTNLQALLDAIAAQGPEAYGAEIVAVGADRGAIAGLERAASAGLPTFICRVKDYDSRADWDAALTEATAAYEPDLVVSAGFMKILGKEFLARFGGRTVNTHPALLPSFPGAHGVRDALAYGAKVTGCTVHFVDDGVDTGPIIAQGVVEVRDEDDESALHERIKEVERSLLVEVVGHLARHGYRIEGRKVRIS; encoded by the coding sequence GTGGCTTCCTCCCCACCCCCCGCCCAGCCCGTTCGCCCCGCCCGCATCGTCGCCCTCGTCTCCGGTTCCGGGACGAACCTGCAGGCGCTGCTGGACGCCATCGCCGCGCAGGGCCCGGAGGCGTACGGGGCCGAGATCGTGGCCGTCGGCGCCGACCGGGGCGCCATCGCGGGCCTGGAGCGCGCCGCGTCCGCGGGGCTCCCGACATTCATCTGCCGGGTCAAGGACTACGACAGCCGTGCGGACTGGGACGCGGCCCTCACCGAGGCGACCGCCGCGTACGAGCCCGATCTGGTGGTCTCGGCCGGTTTCATGAAGATCCTGGGCAAGGAGTTCCTCGCCCGCTTCGGCGGCCGCACCGTCAACACCCACCCGGCGCTGCTGCCGAGCTTTCCCGGTGCCCATGGCGTGCGCGATGCGCTCGCGTACGGCGCGAAGGTCACCGGATGCACCGTCCACTTCGTCGACGACGGTGTCGACACCGGCCCGATCATCGCCCAGGGCGTGGTCGAGGTCCGGGACGAGGACGACGAATCCGCGCTGCATGAGCGCATCAAGGAAGTCGAGCGATCGCTGCTCGTCGAGGTCGTGGGGCATCTGGCCCGGCACGGCTACCGCATTGAGGGACGAAAGGTACGTATCTCGTGA
- a CDS encoding cell division protein PerM, with translation MSQLIERGPTLSSHGRTAAQRSSAIGAAFLGGVTAAGLGLGALTVAVLLLWVASPYPDSGPSRALHLAADLWLLAHGGDLVRTTAHSGAPVAVTPLLLAVLPVWLLHRAARHALATSVDGPPVPAPAAGRAADPARTVAPRTLLGALLTGYLLIVAAALLYASDGRLQAEPLSVLLCVPATTAAILAGTAWRLLRHPGTELLPAKILQARSRAPRRLRAFLGGSPVAAARRGAVCRAAGAALGALLAAGGLLTLLSLGLHAGRVHHDLLQLAPDWAGRATVLLLCLALLPNAAVWGAAYGLGPGFTVGAGSTVAPLGTSAHPVLPQLPLLSGLPDAGPGNPLTWAVVVVPVAAGVLLARQVARSATAPDSPGAPWSWWPTACVAALGAGACGVVMAVLAGLAGGALGTGALAAFGPSWWRTGLATAAWTALTGIPVAVALRFWWLRAPRRETEAAGQEAAGQEATGPETGATKGGGGDAAAGADGADGKTGDDGEQNGAQNGAPHNSAPEDGGGLKQDSDGADALSALAAARCGAAAPGGGAGNGAPGHDAAADA, from the coding sequence GTGAGCCAGTTGATCGAGCGTGGCCCTACGTTGTCCTCGCACGGCCGGACCGCCGCACAGCGCTCCTCCGCGATCGGCGCGGCCTTCCTCGGCGGTGTGACGGCCGCCGGTCTCGGCCTCGGCGCGCTGACGGTCGCCGTGCTCCTGCTCTGGGTCGCCTCCCCCTACCCCGACAGCGGCCCCTCCCGGGCCCTGCATCTCGCCGCCGACCTGTGGCTGCTGGCGCACGGTGGCGACCTCGTACGCACCACCGCCCACTCCGGCGCCCCGGTCGCCGTGACCCCGCTGCTGCTCGCCGTCCTCCCGGTCTGGCTGCTCCACCGGGCCGCCCGCCACGCCCTGGCCACCTCGGTCGACGGCCCGCCCGTCCCCGCCCCGGCCGCCGGCCGCGCCGCGGACCCCGCCCGGACGGTCGCCCCGCGCACCCTGCTCGGCGCGCTGCTCACCGGCTATCTGCTGATCGTGGCCGCCGCCTTGCTCTACGCCTCCGACGGACGCCTGCAGGCCGAGCCGCTCAGCGTGCTGCTGTGCGTACCGGCCACCACGGCCGCCATCCTCGCCGGCACGGCCTGGCGCCTCCTCCGCCACCCCGGCACCGAGCTGCTGCCCGCCAAGATCCTTCAAGCCCGCTCCAGGGCGCCGCGCCGGCTGCGGGCCTTCCTCGGCGGCTCCCCGGTCGCCGCCGCCCGCCGGGGGGCCGTCTGCCGGGCCGCCGGCGCCGCCCTCGGCGCCCTGCTCGCCGCCGGTGGACTGCTCACCCTGCTCTCGCTCGGCCTGCACGCCGGCCGGGTGCACCACGACCTCCTCCAGCTGGCGCCCGACTGGGCGGGCCGCGCCACGGTGCTGCTGCTGTGCCTCGCCCTGCTCCCGAACGCGGCGGTCTGGGGCGCCGCCTACGGCCTGGGGCCGGGTTTCACGGTGGGCGCGGGCAGCACGGTCGCCCCGCTGGGAACCTCGGCGCACCCCGTGCTGCCGCAGCTGCCACTGCTCAGCGGGCTGCCGGACGCCGGTCCGGGGAACCCGCTGACCTGGGCGGTGGTCGTCGTCCCCGTGGCGGCCGGGGTACTGCTCGCCCGTCAGGTGGCCCGTTCCGCGACCGCGCCGGACTCCCCGGGCGCGCCCTGGTCCTGGTGGCCGACGGCATGTGTGGCGGCCCTGGGGGCCGGCGCCTGCGGCGTGGTCATGGCCGTGCTGGCGGGCCTCGCCGGCGGCGCCCTGGGCACCGGCGCCCTCGCCGCCTTCGGCCCGAGCTGGTGGCGTACGGGCCTGGCGACCGCGGCCTGGACCGCCCTGACCGGCATCCCGGTCGCGGTCGCGCTCCGGTTCTGGTGGCTGCGCGCCCCACGACGGGAGACCGAGGCGGCCGGGCAAGAGGCGGCCGGGCAGGAGGCGACCGGGCCCGAGACGGGGGCCACGAAGGGCGGGGGCGGCGATGCGGCGGCCGGCGCGGACGGCGCGGACGGCAAGACGGGCGACGACGGTGAGCAGAACGGTGCCCAGAACGGCGCCCCGCACAACAGCGCCCCGGAGGACGGCGGCGGCCTCAAGCAAGACAGCGACGGCGCGGACGCGCTGAGCGCCCTCGCCGCAGCCCGGTGCGGTGCGGCGGCGCCCGGAGGGGGCGCGGGGAACGGCGCGCCCGGCCACGACGCAGCCGCAGACGCCTGA
- a CDS encoding DUF3017 domain-containing protein translates to MGAEAHSDGASEPQRSSRRFPTLTRDTARPEGGGRATSGGYPAPARQWPLLSVMGGVAVGLLLVALDAFRIGTMVIGLSLLAGAVLRWALPSVGMLAVRSRFTDMATYGLLGFVITMLSLMVQPKPWIHIPFLDDIVHFTVR, encoded by the coding sequence ATGGGTGCCGAAGCGCATTCGGATGGAGCCTCCGAGCCGCAGCGCTCCTCGCGCCGCTTTCCGACGCTCACCCGCGACACGGCCCGGCCGGAAGGCGGCGGCCGCGCGACCTCGGGCGGCTACCCCGCGCCCGCCCGGCAGTGGCCGCTGCTCAGCGTCATGGGCGGGGTCGCGGTCGGCCTGCTGCTCGTGGCGCTCGACGCGTTCCGTATCGGGACGATGGTGATCGGGCTCTCCCTGCTGGCCGGGGCGGTGCTGCGATGGGCGCTGCCGTCGGTGGGGATGCTGGCCGTCCGCTCCCGCTTCACGGACATGGCGACGTACGGTCTGCTCGGCTTCGTGATCACGATGCTGTCGCTGATGGTGCAGCCCAAGCCGTGGATCCATATCCCGTTCCTGGACGACATCGTGCACTTCACGGTGCGCTAG
- the sucD gene encoding succinate--CoA ligase subunit alpha, giving the protein MAIFLTKESKVIVQGMTGATGMKHTKLMLGDGTNIVGGVNPRKAGTSVDFDGTEVPVFGSVAEAMEKTGADVSVLFVPPAFAKAAVVEAIDAEIPLAVVITEGIAVHDSAAFWAYAKAKGNKTRIIGPNCPGLITPGQSNAGIIPGDITKPGRIGLVSKSGTLTYQMMYELRDIGFSSAVGIGGDPVIGTTHIDALEAFEADPDTDLIVMIGEIGGDAEERAADFIKANVSKPVVGYVAGFTAPEGKTMGHAGAIVSGSSGTAQAKKEALEAAGVKVGKTPSETARLAREILGG; this is encoded by the coding sequence ATGGCTATCTTCCTGACCAAGGAAAGCAAGGTCATCGTCCAGGGCATGACCGGTGCCACTGGCATGAAGCACACCAAGCTGATGCTCGGTGACGGCACCAACATCGTCGGCGGTGTGAACCCGCGCAAGGCCGGCACGAGCGTCGACTTCGACGGCACCGAGGTACCCGTCTTCGGCTCCGTCGCCGAGGCGATGGAGAAGACCGGCGCCGACGTGTCCGTGCTCTTCGTGCCGCCGGCCTTCGCCAAGGCCGCCGTCGTCGAGGCGATCGACGCCGAGATCCCGCTCGCCGTCGTGATCACCGAGGGCATCGCGGTCCACGACTCCGCCGCCTTCTGGGCGTACGCGAAGGCCAAGGGCAACAAGACCCGGATCATCGGCCCGAACTGCCCCGGCCTGATCACCCCCGGCCAGTCCAACGCCGGCATCATCCCGGGCGACATCACCAAGCCCGGCCGCATCGGTCTGGTGTCGAAGTCCGGCACGCTGACCTACCAGATGATGTACGAGCTCCGTGACATCGGCTTCTCCTCGGCCGTCGGCATCGGTGGCGACCCGGTCATCGGCACCACGCACATCGACGCCCTTGAGGCGTTCGAGGCCGACCCCGACACCGACCTGATCGTCATGATCGGCGAGATCGGCGGCGACGCCGAGGAGCGTGCGGCCGACTTCATCAAGGCCAACGTCTCCAAGCCGGTCGTCGGCTACGTCGCGGGCTTCACCGCGCCCGAGGGCAAGACCATGGGCCACGCCGGCGCCATCGTCTCCGGCTCCTCCGGCACCGCCCAGGCGAAGAAGGAGGCCCTGGAGGCCGCCGGCGTCAAGGTCGGCAAGACCCCGTCGGAGACCGCGCGACTGGCCCGCGAGATCCTCGGCGGCTGA
- a CDS encoding bifunctional methylenetetrahydrofolate dehydrogenase/methenyltetrahydrofolate cyclohydrolase, protein MTAQILDGKATAAAIKSELATRVAALKAKGVQPGLGTLLVGDDPGSRWYVNGKHRDCAQVGIASIQRELPETATQEEIEAVVRELNEDPACTGYIVQLPLPKGIDANRVLELMDPAKDADGLHPMSLGRLVLGIEGPLPCTPYGIVQLLRRHEVEIKGAHVVVVGRGITIGRPMPLVLTRKSENATVTQCHTGTRDLSSHLKQADIIVAAAGVPHIIKPEDVKPGAAVLDVGVSRDEAGKIVGDVHPGVAEVAGWVAPNPGGVGPMTRAQLLVNVVEAAERAAG, encoded by the coding sequence ATGACTGCCCAGATTCTGGATGGCAAGGCCACCGCAGCCGCTATCAAGTCCGAGCTCGCCACCCGCGTGGCCGCGCTGAAGGCCAAGGGCGTGCAGCCCGGCCTCGGCACCCTCCTGGTCGGCGACGACCCGGGCAGCCGCTGGTACGTCAACGGCAAGCACCGCGACTGCGCCCAGGTCGGCATCGCCTCGATCCAGCGCGAGCTGCCGGAGACCGCCACCCAGGAAGAGATCGAGGCGGTCGTACGGGAGCTGAACGAGGACCCCGCCTGCACCGGCTACATCGTCCAACTCCCGCTCCCCAAGGGCATCGACGCCAACCGCGTCCTGGAGCTGATGGATCCGGCCAAGGACGCCGACGGGCTGCACCCGATGAGCCTGGGCCGGCTGGTGCTCGGCATCGAGGGCCCGCTGCCGTGCACCCCGTACGGCATTGTGCAGTTGCTGCGGCGCCACGAGGTCGAGATCAAGGGCGCCCATGTGGTGGTCGTCGGCCGCGGGATCACCATCGGCCGCCCGATGCCGCTGGTGCTGACCCGCAAGTCCGAGAACGCCACGGTGACCCAGTGCCACACCGGCACCCGTGATCTGTCCTCGCACCTCAAGCAGGCCGACATCATCGTCGCCGCGGCCGGTGTGCCGCACATCATCAAGCCCGAGGACGTCAAGCCCGGCGCGGCCGTCCTGGACGTCGGCGTCAGCCGTGACGAGGCCGGCAAGATCGTCGGCGATGTGCACCCGGGCGTCGCCGAGGTGGCTGGCTGGGTCGCCCCCAACCCGGGCGGTGTCGGCCCGATGACCCGCGCCCAGCTGCTGGTCAACGTCGTCGAGGCCGCCGAGCGCGCGGCCGGCTGA